From Nitratidesulfovibrio vulgaris str. Hildenborough, a single genomic window includes:
- a CDS encoding cytochrome c biogenesis protein, with amino-acid sequence MRNNWLAPLALAAGAGLAVCQYLIYVYAPVESMMGLVQKIFYTHLPLAWWSFVSFFTVFIASIAFLRTRDRRWDSLAGAAAEVGVLCSGLALVTGSIWGRHSWGVWWTWDPRLTTTLVMWFVYAGYLVLRSMNLSRDRQATVSAVVGIAAFVDVPLVFLSARLWRSIHPAVFASRDGGLEPEMKLTAVVCVAVFGLMWAALTGVRYMQTRQTDRLDTLATREAL; translated from the coding sequence ATGCGCAACAACTGGCTCGCTCCCCTAGCCCTCGCCGCCGGTGCGGGGTTGGCCGTGTGCCAATACCTGATCTACGTGTACGCCCCCGTCGAATCCATGATGGGCCTCGTGCAGAAGATCTTCTACACCCACCTGCCGCTGGCATGGTGGTCGTTCGTGAGCTTCTTCACGGTGTTCATCGCCAGCATCGCCTTTCTGCGTACGCGCGACAGGCGCTGGGACAGCCTCGCCGGTGCCGCCGCCGAGGTGGGCGTGCTGTGCAGCGGACTTGCGCTGGTCACGGGTTCCATCTGGGGACGACATTCATGGGGCGTATGGTGGACATGGGACCCGCGTCTCACCACCACGCTCGTCATGTGGTTCGTCTACGCCGGATACCTCGTCCTGCGTTCCATGAACCTCTCCCGCGACAGGCAGGCCACGGTCTCCGCCGTCGTGGGTATTGCCGCCTTCGTCGACGTGCCGCTGGTCTTTCTCTCGGCGCGTCTGTGGCGCTCGATACACCCCGCCGTCTTCGCCTCGCGCGATGGCGGCCTCGAACCGGAAATGAAACTCACCGCCGTCGTCTGCGTCGCCGTCTTCGGCCTCATGTGGGCAGCACTCACCGGAGTGCGCTACATGCAGACCCGCCAGACAGACAGGCTCGACACCCTTGCCACGCGCGAGGCACTCTAG
- a CDS encoding heme exporter protein CcmB produces MLKAASAIAMKDLRLVLARGTGLVQALLLGLLLIFVFSLSQQVGETMTPQGAAAIFWLASAFCQVLIYNTLYSIEEANGTRYGLLLAPVPVQSVWLGKALSGLLLLLAAQLVFLPATVVFLGQKLSSLWDVGLLTVLLADVGIVALGSLLGALSQGQAARESLLSIVLFPLLVPVLLAGIRVGAGAFSEEMVEGCAQWLGIIGAFDALFLGTGIVLFGFLYGGED; encoded by the coding sequence ATGCTGAAGGCCGCATCCGCCATCGCCATGAAAGACCTGCGCCTCGTGCTGGCACGGGGTACGGGCCTTGTTCAGGCACTGTTGCTTGGCTTGCTGCTCATCTTCGTGTTCAGCCTGTCGCAGCAGGTCGGCGAGACCATGACGCCGCAGGGCGCCGCCGCCATCTTCTGGCTGGCTTCGGCGTTCTGTCAGGTGCTCATCTACAACACGCTCTACAGCATCGAAGAGGCCAACGGCACCCGCTACGGCCTGTTGCTGGCCCCTGTGCCGGTGCAGTCCGTGTGGCTTGGCAAGGCGCTTTCGGGGCTGCTACTGCTTCTGGCGGCGCAGCTTGTGTTCCTGCCTGCCACGGTGGTGTTCTTGGGGCAGAAACTGTCGTCACTGTGGGATGTGGGATTGCTGACCGTGCTGCTCGCCGACGTGGGCATCGTAGCCCTCGGTTCGCTGCTCGGGGCCCTTTCTCAGGGGCAGGCCGCGCGCGAGTCGCTGCTCAGCATCGTCCTCTTCCCGCTGCTCGTGCCCGTGCTGCTTGCAGGCATCCGCGTGGGTGCCGGGGCATTCTCGGAGGAGATGGTCGAAGGCTGCGCGCAGTGGCTTGGCATCATCGGCGCATTCGATGCGCTCTTCCTCGGCACGGGCATCGTCCTCTTCGGCTTCCTCTACGGGGGCGAAGACTAA
- a CDS encoding tetratricopeptide repeat protein, with protein sequence MTDTRNAPPAAMPDGPRKAILAVMGLSLLVMLGGSFLYRLNHPGLVVEGRQQPPAATQGPSEAEVLGPMMQRLQQNPNDLEALVFLGEHFLGHEDWARAEAFLQRAVIAAPTEGRPLYLLGIAQYHREQFAPAAETFERLLAINDEPAARYNLGLLYLHYLNDKPKALQHLKAVVAAKDAPEELRKRAGEELAKATGN encoded by the coding sequence ATGACTGATACCCGCAACGCACCTCCCGCCGCCATGCCCGACGGCCCCCGCAAGGCCATTCTCGCAGTCATGGGGCTTTCGCTTCTCGTCATGCTCGGCGGTTCGTTCCTGTACCGCCTCAACCACCCCGGTCTCGTCGTGGAAGGCAGGCAGCAGCCCCCGGCCGCCACGCAGGGCCCCTCAGAGGCCGAAGTACTCGGCCCCATGATGCAGCGGCTGCAGCAGAACCCCAACGACCTTGAAGCCCTTGTCTTCCTTGGCGAGCACTTCCTGGGTCATGAGGACTGGGCACGCGCAGAGGCCTTCCTGCAACGGGCGGTCATCGCCGCCCCCACAGAGGGGCGTCCGCTGTATCTGCTCGGCATAGCGCAGTACCACCGCGAACAGTTCGCCCCGGCGGCAGAGACCTTCGAACGGCTGCTCGCCATCAACGACGAACCCGCCGCACGCTACAACCTCGGGCTGCTGTACCTGCACTACCTCAACGACAAGCCCAAGGCCCTGCAACACCTCAAGGCCGTCGTCGCAGCCAAGGACGCCCCTGAGGAACTCCGCAAGCGCGCGGGCGAGGAACTCGCCAAGGCCACCGGCAACTGA
- a CDS encoding CcmD family protein, with amino-acid sequence MQSTDWLLYANAAVWLGIGAYVFMLARAQKTLERRLRQMEMLNDD; translated from the coding sequence ATGCAAAGCACCGACTGGCTTCTCTACGCCAACGCGGCCGTATGGCTCGGCATAGGCGCGTATGTGTTCATGCTCGCCCGCGCCCAGAAGACTCTCGAAAGGCGCCTGCGCCAGATGGAGATGCTCAACGATGACTGA